One window of the Emcibacter sp. genome contains the following:
- a CDS encoding transcriptional regulator: MITSSQIRAARALLGIGQKELAELSDVSLPTIQRMEGSQGNVRSVVSSLSKVVDALERAGIELIGENTQSPSGGRGVRLKEPVRDLSA; the protein is encoded by the coding sequence ATGATTACCTCATCACAGATTCGGGCCGCCCGGGCATTACTGGGTATAGGCCAAAAGGAATTGGCTGAACTCTCCGATGTGTCACTGCCCACGATCCAGCGCATGGAAGGCAGTCAGGGCAATGTCCGCAGCGTCGTCTCCTCGTTGTCGAAAGTAGTAGACGCTCTGGAGCGAGCCGGAATTGAACTTATCGGTGAAAACACCCAAAGCCCCTCCGGGGGAAGAGGAGTTCGTCTGAAAGAACCTGTCCGAGACCTCTCAGCATAA
- a CDS encoding SulP family inorganic anion transporter — protein sequence MTTKDTTKQLVTSPSFTELFTPKIITILKEGYSLRHLRSDAIAGLTVAIVAIPLSMAIAIASGATPAQGLYTAIIGGFFVSLLGGSRFQIGGPAGAFIVLVAATVQAHGMDGLLLATIISGMLLLAIGYLRMGTFIKFIPYPVTVGFTAGIAVIIFASQIKELMGLTLSAPEPGPMLEKLPVLWESLPTVEPMTLGLSLFTVLAITVLKQYRPAWPGLLMTVAFAAAATALLDLPVETIGSRFGGIPGNLPMPTLPEVSMAKFMAVLPNAVAFALLGSIESLLSAVVADGMTGRRHRSNCELVAQGVANIASGLFGGICVTGTIARTATNIRAGAHGPVAGMLHALFLLLFILVAAPLASYIPLASLAGVLAIVAWNMIEKHAFLTLLKASRGDAAVLMTTFLLTTFRDLTEAIVVGFALGSVLFIYRMSKTTAIETHIPFVADDRADDENNEREPYDQTAATDPDVVVYRISGAFFFGAAASIGSVLDRIGDSNKVFIIDFSTVPFLDSTAASTLEGLAHKVQRQGTELYFSGTSSSVRKDLTAFGLTPPLVRYEPSVEDVTAKRHISDT from the coding sequence ATGACCACGAAAGATACGACAAAACAACTTGTCACTTCCCCAAGCTTCACAGAACTGTTCACGCCAAAAATCATAACTATCCTGAAAGAAGGATATAGTCTCCGGCATTTGCGGTCCGACGCCATTGCCGGGCTCACAGTCGCCATCGTCGCCATTCCTCTGTCCATGGCCATCGCCATTGCCTCCGGGGCTACTCCCGCCCAGGGGCTGTACACGGCAATCATTGGCGGATTTTTCGTTTCTTTACTGGGCGGAAGCCGGTTCCAGATTGGCGGTCCTGCCGGGGCTTTTATTGTGCTGGTGGCTGCAACGGTTCAGGCTCATGGCATGGATGGCCTGCTGCTTGCGACCATAATCTCGGGAATGCTCCTGCTGGCCATCGGCTATTTGCGCATGGGAACATTTATCAAATTTATCCCCTATCCGGTGACAGTAGGGTTCACAGCAGGCATCGCTGTCATCATTTTTGCCAGTCAGATCAAGGAACTTATGGGACTGACTCTGTCGGCCCCGGAACCGGGACCAATGCTTGAGAAACTTCCTGTGCTCTGGGAAAGCCTGCCCACAGTGGAACCAATGACACTCGGTCTTTCCCTATTCACGGTCCTGGCGATCACAGTTCTCAAACAATATCGTCCTGCCTGGCCCGGTCTCCTCATGACAGTCGCCTTTGCTGCTGCTGCCACAGCATTGCTTGATCTGCCTGTTGAAACCATCGGCTCCAGGTTCGGTGGCATCCCCGGCAACCTGCCGATGCCGACCCTGCCGGAGGTTAGTATGGCAAAATTCATGGCTGTGCTTCCCAACGCCGTTGCCTTTGCCCTGCTCGGCTCCATCGAATCCCTGCTTTCCGCCGTTGTGGCGGACGGCATGACCGGAAGAAGGCATCGTTCCAACTGCGAACTTGTGGCACAGGGTGTCGCCAATATAGCCTCCGGCCTGTTCGGCGGGATCTGTGTCACAGGCACCATTGCCCGGACTGCAACAAACATACGCGCCGGCGCACACGGCCCTGTCGCTGGAATGTTGCACGCGCTCTTCCTGCTCCTGTTCATCCTTGTCGCCGCACCATTGGCAAGTTATATCCCGCTGGCCAGCCTGGCGGGCGTCCTCGCCATCGTTGCCTGGAACATGATTGAGAAACATGCCTTCCTTACCCTTCTTAAGGCGTCCCGTGGAGATGCCGCCGTATTGATGACGACTTTTTTGCTGACGACATTCAGGGATCTTACCGAAGCCATTGTTGTCGGCTTTGCCCTGGGATCCGTCCTGTTTATTTACCGGATGTCAAAGACCACAGCCATTGAAACCCATATTCCGTTTGTTGCGGATGACAGGGCAGATGATGAAAATAACGAGCGAGAACCTTACGATCAAACTGCAGCAACAGACCCGGACGTTGTCGTTTATCGCATCTCCGGCGCTTTCTTTTTTGGGGCAGCAGCATCTATCGGATCGGTTCTGGATAGAATTGGAGACAGCAACAAGGTCTTCATTATTGATTTCAGTACAGTACCTTTCCTTGACTCAACAGCGGCAAGCACACTTGAGGGACTTGCTCATAAAGTTCAACGCCAGGGGACAGAACTTTACTTTTCCGGCACATCTTCCAGTGTAAGAAAAGATTTGACAGCTTTTGGGCTCACGCCCCCGCTAGTTCGCTATGAACCATCCGTGGAGGATGTAACTGCAAAACGCCATATAAGCGACACCTGA
- the recJ gene encoding single-stranded-DNA-specific exonuclease RecJ, whose translation MTGTFDTEQSEYLLGVEKSVTGRAWKVRPAEYREVQAISQQNSVSEIVARVVVGRGVSIEEAPQFLNPTLRDSLPDPSVFRDMDLACQRLADAIINNDKVAVFGDYDVDGATSSALFRRFFTAQNRDLLVYIPDRMKEGYGPNAEAFLKLKEQGAQLVVTVDCGIVSFDPLEIAADAGLEVIVVDHHQAEPALPKAVAVVNPNRLDEVDGYGQLAAIGVSFLVIVGLSRELRKRGWYDEQGLNEPDLMSWLDLVALGTICDVVPLKGINRALVSQGLKIMARRGNMGINALMDVCGTTEAPGTYHAGFLIGPRVNAGGRVGRCETGYEILSTNDSVHANMLARELHQYNAERQAIEMMVLEQAKQQVAAKIGPGGMVPPVIIAHGDGWHPGVIGIVAGRLKELYQRPTFVIGIDEHGIGKGSGRSIPGVDLGAAVTAARQQDLLINGGGHAMAAGLTVSGELLEEFEEFLAQRLGQYVDEALQGLSLKLDGALAASAVRPELVEELNRVGPYGQGNAQPRFALSHMKVTYADVVGQDHVKCSLQGRDGVTIKGMAFRSAEQPLGQLILGSRGQMIHVAGTLKNNSWNGRTTAEIFIDDAAPVR comes from the coding sequence ATGACAGGGACTTTTGACACGGAACAGAGTGAATATCTGCTCGGTGTGGAAAAGTCTGTCACGGGGCGGGCCTGGAAAGTCAGGCCCGCTGAATATCGTGAAGTCCAGGCGATCAGCCAACAGAATAGCGTCTCCGAAATCGTCGCCCGTGTTGTTGTGGGGCGCGGCGTTTCCATAGAGGAGGCGCCGCAGTTTCTTAACCCCACCCTTCGCGACAGTCTGCCTGACCCGTCTGTCTTCAGGGATATGGACCTGGCCTGTCAGCGACTGGCGGACGCCATCATTAACAATGATAAGGTTGCCGTCTTTGGTGACTATGATGTGGACGGGGCAACATCTTCGGCGCTGTTCCGGCGGTTCTTCACTGCCCAGAACCGGGATCTCCTGGTTTATATTCCCGACCGCATGAAAGAGGGGTATGGCCCCAATGCGGAGGCCTTCCTGAAACTGAAAGAGCAGGGCGCCCAACTGGTGGTGACCGTGGACTGCGGCATTGTCTCTTTCGATCCGCTGGAGATCGCAGCGGACGCAGGCCTCGAGGTGATTGTGGTCGATCATCACCAGGCAGAGCCGGCTTTGCCGAAAGCCGTGGCGGTGGTCAATCCCAACCGGCTTGATGAAGTAGACGGCTATGGGCAGCTTGCCGCTATCGGAGTGTCTTTTCTGGTGATTGTCGGCTTGAGCCGGGAACTGCGGAAACGTGGCTGGTACGACGAGCAGGGTCTTAACGAGCCGGACCTCATGAGCTGGCTCGACCTTGTGGCCCTTGGCACCATCTGTGATGTTGTGCCGCTCAAGGGTATTAACCGGGCGCTGGTGTCCCAGGGACTGAAAATCATGGCCCGGCGTGGCAATATGGGGATCAATGCCCTGATGGACGTCTGCGGCACCACAGAGGCCCCTGGAACCTATCATGCGGGTTTCCTGATCGGCCCCCGGGTCAATGCCGGCGGACGGGTCGGACGCTGCGAAACCGGTTATGAAATACTCAGCACCAATGACAGCGTTCATGCCAACATGCTGGCGCGGGAACTGCACCAGTATAACGCAGAACGCCAGGCCATCGAAATGATGGTGCTGGAACAGGCAAAACAACAGGTGGCGGCCAAAATAGGTCCCGGGGGCATGGTCCCGCCGGTGATTATCGCCCATGGCGACGGCTGGCACCCGGGAGTGATCGGTATTGTTGCCGGCCGGCTCAAGGAACTCTATCAGCGCCCCACTTTTGTCATTGGCATTGACGAGCATGGTATCGGCAAGGGTTCCGGCCGCTCCATCCCCGGTGTGGACCTGGGGGCGGCGGTGACGGCGGCCCGTCAGCAGGATCTGCTGATCAATGGCGGCGGCCATGCCATGGCGGCCGGCCTGACCGTGTCCGGCGAGCTTCTGGAAGAATTCGAGGAATTTCTGGCCCAACGTCTTGGCCAGTATGTGGATGAGGCGCTGCAGGGCCTGAGCCTTAAGCTGGATGGGGCGCTGGCGGCTTCGGCGGTGCGTCCGGAACTGGTAGAGGAACTCAACCGGGTTGGTCCCTACGGCCAGGGCAATGCCCAGCCGCGCTTTGCGCTGTCCCATATGAAAGTGACCTATGCCGATGTTGTGGGGCAGGACCATGTCAAATGTTCGCTGCAGGGACGGGACGGTGTCACCATCAAGGGCATGGCCTTCCGGTCGGCGGAACAGCCGCTCGGGCAATTGATCCTGGGATCCCGCGGACAGATGATCCATGTGGCCGGAACCCTGAAAAATAACAGCTGGAACGGGCGGACCACAGCGGAAATCTTTATTGATGATGCGGCGCCGGTCCGCTGA
- the glpX gene encoding class II fructose-bisphosphatase has translation MSFESNLDRLFVLELVRVTEAAAVAAAKLVGKGDEKAADAAAVDAMRKGLNKMDIQGRVVIGEGERDEAPMLYIGEEVGTGNGPKVDIALDPLEGTTIAAKADQNSLAVIALSEEGHMLNAPDVYMDKIAVGPGLPEGIVDLDKTPAENIKAVADAKGRSVSDMLVCILDRPRHADLIKAVRESGARIKLIGDGDVAGVIATTNPETSVDIYMGSGGAPEGVLAAAALRCIGGQMQGRLLFRNDDERGRARKWGIEDLDRKYSTEDLASGEVIFAATGVTDGTMLRGVHSSADGKKYTTDSVVMRSKTKTVRWIKGEHHRKKS, from the coding sequence ATGTCGTTTGAATCAAATTTGGACCGTCTGTTTGTCCTCGAACTTGTCCGGGTAACCGAGGCCGCTGCAGTGGCTGCCGCCAAACTGGTGGGTAAAGGTGATGAGAAGGCAGCTGACGCCGCAGCCGTGGATGCCATGCGGAAAGGCTTAAATAAAATGGATATCCAGGGCCGGGTTGTGATCGGCGAAGGCGAACGTGACGAGGCGCCGATGCTCTATATCGGTGAAGAAGTCGGCACCGGAAACGGACCGAAAGTGGATATTGCGCTTGACCCGCTGGAAGGCACGACCATTGCAGCCAAGGCTGACCAGAATTCACTGGCTGTTATTGCCCTGTCTGAAGAAGGTCACATGCTGAACGCGCCGGATGTTTATATGGACAAGATCGCAGTTGGCCCTGGCCTGCCGGAAGGCATTGTCGATCTGGACAAAACACCGGCGGAAAATATCAAAGCCGTGGCCGATGCCAAAGGCCGGTCCGTCAGCGATATGCTGGTCTGTATTCTTGATCGGCCGCGTCATGCCGACCTGATCAAGGCCGTGCGCGAATCCGGTGCCCGCATCAAGCTGATCGGTGACGGGGATGTGGCCGGTGTAATCGCCACCACCAACCCGGAAACCAGTGTCGACATCTACATGGGGTCTGGCGGCGCACCGGAAGGTGTTCTGGCGGCGGCAGCCCTGCGCTGTATCGGTGGCCAGATGCAGGGACGCCTGTTGTTCAGAAACGATGACGAACGTGGCCGCGCCCGCAAATGGGGTATCGAGGATCTGGACCGTAAATACAGCACGGAAGACCTGGCTAGTGGCGAGGTGATTTTTGCCGCGACCGGTGTGACCGACGGCACCATGCTGCGCGGTGTTCACAGCTCTGCCGACGGTAAAAAATACACCACTGATTCTGTCGTTATGCGGTCCAAGACCAAAACCGTGCGCTGGATCAAGGGCGAACATCATCGCAAGAAAAGCTGA
- a CDS encoding homoserine dehydrogenase: protein MSNPLRIAVAGLGTVGVGVVKILETHKDLIQSRCGRAIEIVAVSANNRVRDRGVDLTGYQWFDNALDFAGLDDVDVVVELIGGSDGIAKELAQKSIASGKSFVTANKALIAHHGATLANAAQEAGVAVRYEAAVAGGIPIIKAIGEGLAANRLNLVYGILNGTCNYILTTMEAKGQGFDEVLAEAQRLGYAEADPTFDVDGIDTAHKLAILSSVAFATETDFDHVYTEGIRRIEAVDIEYAREIGYRIKLLGISRLTDKGLEQRVHPAMVKVEEPIAQVEEAFNAVVAEGDFIDRTFYQGRGAGQGPTASAVVADIIDIARGHSGPAFFVPADQLTKAKPVSISEHEGAYYIRLHVQEKSGVIADITSVLKDHNVSLDVMLQKGHEQDGSVYIVLVTHKIQEKVLSEALAGIGALSSVQEEPLAIRIENL from the coding sequence GTGAGTAATCCGTTGAGAATTGCAGTTGCCGGTCTGGGAACAGTCGGTGTCGGTGTCGTGAAGATCCTTGAAACACACAAGGACCTCATCCAGTCCCGTTGTGGCCGGGCGATTGAAATTGTGGCCGTGTCCGCCAATAACCGGGTCCGTGACCGGGGTGTGGACCTCACCGGTTATCAGTGGTTCGACAATGCGCTGGATTTTGCCGGTCTGGACGATGTCGATGTGGTTGTCGAACTGATTGGCGGCTCTGACGGGATTGCCAAGGAACTGGCGCAGAAATCCATTGCCAGCGGTAAATCCTTTGTCACCGCCAACAAGGCCCTGATCGCCCATCATGGTGCGACTCTGGCCAATGCGGCGCAGGAAGCCGGTGTTGCAGTCCGCTATGAGGCAGCTGTCGCCGGCGGTATTCCGATTATCAAGGCCATCGGTGAGGGATTGGCGGCCAACAGGCTCAATCTGGTTTACGGTATCCTCAATGGCACCTGTAACTATATCCTGACGACCATGGAAGCCAAGGGGCAGGGCTTTGACGAGGTTCTGGCCGAGGCCCAGCGTCTGGGTTATGCGGAAGCCGACCCCACCTTTGATGTGGACGGTATCGATACAGCGCACAAGCTGGCTATTCTCTCAAGTGTCGCCTTTGCCACCGAGACAGATTTTGATCATGTCTATACAGAGGGCATTCGGCGCATTGAAGCAGTCGATATCGAGTATGCCCGCGAAATCGGATACCGTATCAAGCTTCTGGGAATTTCCCGTCTTACCGATAAGGGGCTGGAGCAGCGGGTGCACCCGGCTATGGTAAAAGTCGAAGAGCCCATCGCCCAGGTCGAAGAGGCTTTCAATGCGGTTGTTGCGGAAGGCGACTTTATTGACCGGACGTTCTATCAGGGACGGGGGGCAGGCCAGGGGCCGACAGCTTCGGCGGTGGTTGCGGATATCATCGATATCGCCCGCGGCCATAGTGGTCCCGCGTTCTTTGTCCCGGCCGACCAGCTCACCAAGGCAAAACCGGTTTCGATCAGCGAGCATGAAGGGGCTTACTATATTCGCCTTCATGTTCAGGAAAAGTCCGGAGTGATTGCGGATATTACATCTGTGTTGAAAGATCATAATGTTTCACTTGATGTCATGCTGCAGAAGGGGCATGAACAGGATGGTTCAGTATATATTGTTCTGGTGACACACAAAATACAGGAAAAAGTCCTGTCAGAGGCCCTGGCCGGGATCGGAGCGCTTTCCTCCGTGCAGGAAGAGCCGCTGGCTATTCGTATTGAAAATTTGTGA
- a CDS encoding LL-diaminopimelate aminotransferase, giving the protein MESEFYRIKRLPPYVFAEVNAMKAKARAAGEDIIDLGMGNPDLVPPQHVLDKLVATLPDPKAHRYSASKGIPGLRKALCGYYKRRFDVTLNPDSETIVTLGSKEGLANLAQAITAPGDVILVPNPTYPIHHFGFIIAGATIRHLPPGTQDNFMENLEQAVRHSVPKPLALVLNYPSNPTAEVVDLSFYEKVVAFARKHGVYVLSDLAYSEIYFDDTPPPSILQVEGAKDIAVEFTSLSKTYSMAGWRIGFAAGNEKLISALTRVKSYLDYGAFTPIQVAATAALNGPQDYIDEVRAIYKVRRDVLVQGLDAAGWPIPTPKATMFAWAPIPEAWKEVGCMEFSKQLLTHAQVAVSPGIGFGEYGEGYVRIAIVENEQRIRQAVRNIKRFMSKSDEYLEESRQHLKDREENK; this is encoded by the coding sequence ATGGAGTCAGAATTCTACCGGATCAAAAGATTACCGCCCTATGTTTTTGCTGAAGTCAATGCGATGAAAGCAAAGGCGCGAGCGGCCGGAGAAGACATCATTGACCTTGGTATGGGTAACCCGGATCTGGTGCCGCCACAGCATGTCCTCGACAAGCTGGTTGCGACCCTGCCTGATCCCAAAGCCCATCGCTATTCCGCGTCCAAAGGGATTCCCGGACTGCGCAAGGCGCTTTGCGGTTATTACAAACGGCGGTTTGATGTGACGCTCAATCCGGACAGCGAGACGATCGTTACCCTGGGTTCCAAGGAAGGACTTGCGAACCTGGCCCAGGCGATCACTGCACCGGGTGATGTGATCCTTGTACCCAATCCGACATACCCCATTCATCATTTCGGGTTCATTATTGCCGGGGCGACAATTCGCCACCTGCCGCCGGGTACCCAGGACAACTTCATGGAAAACCTGGAGCAGGCCGTGCGCCACAGCGTGCCGAAACCGCTGGCCCTGGTGCTCAATTATCCGTCCAATCCGACGGCCGAAGTGGTTGATCTGAGCTTTTATGAGAAAGTAGTGGCCTTTGCCCGCAAGCACGGCGTTTACGTGCTGTCTGACCTGGCCTACTCGGAAATTTATTTTGATGACACACCGCCGCCGTCTATCCTGCAGGTAGAGGGGGCCAAGGATATTGCAGTGGAATTCACCTCCCTCAGCAAAACCTATTCCATGGCCGGCTGGCGTATCGGTTTTGCCGCAGGCAATGAAAAACTGATCAGCGCCCTGACCCGGGTGAAATCCTATCTGGACTACGGCGCCTTCACACCGATCCAGGTGGCAGCGACAGCCGCTCTGAACGGGCCGCAGGACTATATTGATGAAGTGCGCGCCATTTACAAAGTCCGGCGGGATGTCCTGGTGCAGGGGCTCGATGCCGCCGGCTGGCCCATTCCGACGCCAAAAGCGACCATGTTTGCCTGGGCGCCGATCCCCGAGGCGTGGAAAGAAGTAGGCTGCATGGAGTTTTCCAAACAGCTTTTGACCCATGCCCAGGTCGCGGTCTCGCCAGGGATTGGTTTCGGCGAATATGGCGAAGGCTATGTGCGTATTGCCATTGTGGAAAATGAACAGCGTATCCGCCAGGCGGTCCGCAATATCAAACGCTTTATGTCGAAGAGTGACGAATATCTGGAGGAATCCAGACAGCACCTGAAAGACAGGGAAGAAAACAAGTGA